A stretch of Acropora palmata chromosome 9, jaAcrPala1.3, whole genome shotgun sequence DNA encodes these proteins:
- the LOC141893216 gene encoding hemicentin-1-like isoform X6 yields the protein MPELFRSICERQMELGKMKLICCMLYLLHSVVLLDGFQWSHRQQASHVISVEAGSDVSLPCEYELTPQEQQEADVFHLLTWTREEPHFSDRWTGLAINSTLSQSKVIYDDPQRIFIVDGTLTVKNITVKDRTRYQCAFQSSFFTTPSIINLDVKYPPEIMLKPLSQDIIEGNDVRLLCNASGNPQPNITWMRQGNSDVLSSSETLLLRNLVSEDDGSVYTCRVENYLGLKQTSVTITIQYPPEIMLKPLSQDIIEGNDVRLLCNASGNPQPNITWIRQGNSDVLSSSETLLLRNLVREDDGSVYTCRVENYLGLKQASVTITIQYPPEIMLKPLSQDIIEGNDVRLLCNASGNPQPNITWMRQGNSDVLSSSETLLLRNLVSEDDGSVYTCRVENYLGLKQASVTITIQYPPEIMLKPLSQDIIEGNDVRLLCNASGNPPPKITWTRQGNSDVLSSSETLLLRNLVSEDDGSVYTCRVENYLGLKQASVTITIQYPPEIMLKPLSQDIIEGNDVRLLCNASGNPPPKITWTRQGNSDVLSSSETLLLRNLVSEDDGSVYTCRVENYLGLKQASITITIQYKPKDTRVTISSGEVKLGDRVDITCWARANPSPEYKFYYNNKLIRWSSKGLLSLMNVNTEDQGTYQCVPVNYLGDGSGASVTVTLSTGDKAFPVWVYAAIASGVLFLLLIAAGIALCRARKKWKAADDRTTTTQPIESTISRHREAHVGPGDFYGDHNGSIEIPHLNGALSFSDIRSSQEFQTAFSRLDEAYPMNSVMHLITGAEEAVSQL from the exons ATGCCTGAGTTATTCCGAAGCATATGCGAACGGCAAATGGAACTCGGTAAAATGAAGCTTATTTGTTGCATGTTATACCTTCTACATAGCGTCGTATTGTTAG ATGGATTTCAGTGGTCTCATCGACAACAGGCAAGCCACGTTATCAGCGTTGAAGCTGGTTCAGATGTTTCGCTTCCATGCGAATACGAACTCACGCCACAAGAACAGCAGGAAGCTGATGTCTTTCATCTATTAACATGGACACGAGAAGAGCCTCATTTCAGCGATCGGTGGACCGGATTGGCGATAAATTCGACTCTAAGTCAAAGCAAAGTTATTTATGATGATCCACAGCGAATTTTCATCGTTGATGGAACACTTACTGTCAAGAACATAACCGTTAAAGATAGGACTCGGTATCAATGCGCATTTCAAAGCAGTTTCTTCACGACACCCAGCATAATTAACTTGGACGTCAAAT ATCCTCCAGAGATTATGCTCAAACCATTGTCCCAAGATATCATTGAAGGGAATGATGTCAGGCTACTGTGCAATGCATCTGGAAATCCACAGCCTAACATAACTTGGATGAGGCAAGGAAACAGTGATGTCCTTTCTTCATCTGAGACCCTTTTGTTGCGTAATTTAGTCAGCGAAGATGATGGATCAGTGTATACGTGCAGGGTCGAAAATTACCTTGGATTGAAGCAAACCTCTGTTACAATAACCATACAAT ATCCTCCAGAGATTATGCTCAAACCATTGTCCCAAGATATCATTGAAGGGAATGATGTCAGGCTACTGTGCAATGCATCTGGAAATCCACAGCCTAACATAACTTGGATAAGGCAAGGAAACAGTGATGTCCTTTCTTCATCTGAGACCCTTTTGTTGCGTAATTTAGTCAGGGAAGATGATGGATCAGTGTATACGTGCAGGGTCGAAAATTACCTTGGATTGAAGCAAGCCTCTGTTACAATAACCATACAAT ATCCTCCAGAGATTATGCTCAAACCATTGTCCCAAGATATCATTGAAGGGAATGATGTCAGGCTACTGTGCAATGCATCTGGAAATCCACAGCCTAACATAACTTGGATGAGGCAAGGAAACAGTGATGTCCTTTCTTCATCTGAGACCCTTTTGTTGCGTAATTTAGTCAGCGAAGATGATGGATCAGTGTATACGTGCAGGGTCGAAAATTACCTTGGATTGAAGCAAGCCTCTGTTACAATAACCATACAAT ATCCTCCAGAGATTATGCTCAAACCATTGTCCCAAGATATCATTGAAGGGAATGATGTCAGGCTACTGTGCAATGCATCTGGAAATCCACCGCCTAAGATAACTTGGACGAGGCAAGGAAACAGTGATGTCCTTTCTTCATCTGAGACCCTTTTGTTGCGTAATTTAGTCAGCGAAGATGATGGATCAGTGTATACGTGCAGGGTCGAAAATTACCTTGGATTGAAGCAAGCCTCTGTTACAATAACCATACAAT ATCCTCCAGAGATTATGCTCAAACCATTGTCCCAAGATATCATTGAAGGGAATGATGTCAGGCTACTGTGCAATGCATCTGGAAATCCACCGCCTAAGATAACTTGGACGAGGCAAGGAAACAGTGATGTCCTTTCTTCATCTGAGACCCTTTTGTTGCGTAATTTAGTCAGCGAAGATGATGGATCAGTGTATACGTGTAGGGTCGAAAATTACCTTGGATTGAAGCAAGCCTCTATTACAATAACCATACAAT ataagcCAAAGGACACACGAGTTACTATTTCATCTGGTGAGGTGAAGCTAGGAGATCGTGTGGACATCACATGCTGGGCACGTGCAAACCCTTCACCAGAGTACAAATTTTATTATAACAACAAACTGATCAGGTGGTCAAGTAAAGGACTGCTTTCATTAATGAATGTTAATACTGAAGATCAAGGCACGTATCAATGTGTTCCAGTGAATTACCTGGGCGATGGATCTGGGGCATCTGTTACTGTAACTTTGTCAACTG GTGACAAGGCCTTCCCAGTATGGGTGTATGCTGCAATAGCAAGTGGTGTTCTCTTCCTTCTTTTAATTGCTGCGGGAATTGCATTGTGCAgggcaagaaaaaaatggaaggCAGCAG atGACCGGACTACGACAACCCAACCGATAGAGAGCACAATTAG CAGGCATAGAGAGGCACATGTAGGTCCAGGAGATTTCTATGGAGACCACAATGGCAGTATTGAG ATTCCTCATCTTAATGGAGCTCTGAGTTTCAGTGACATCAGAAGTAGTCAAGAG
- the LOC141893216 gene encoding hemicentin-1-like isoform X3 translates to MPELFRSICERQMELGKMKLICCMLYLLHSVVLLDGFQWSHRQQASHVISVEAGSDVSLPCEYELTPQEQQEADVFHLLTWTREEPHFSDRWTGLAINSTLSQSKVIYDDPQRIFIVDGTLTVKNITVKDRTRYQCAFQSSFFTTPSIINLDVKYPPEIMLKPLSQDIIEGNDVRLLCNASGNPQPNITWMRQGNSDVLSSSETLLLRNLVSEDDGSVYTCRVENYLGLKQTSVTITIQYPPEIMLKPLSQDIIEGNDVRLLCNASGNPQPNITWIRQGNSDVLSSSETLLLRNLVREDDGSVYTCRVENYLGLKQASVTITIQYPPEIMLKPLSQDIIEGNDVRLLCNASGNPQPNITWMRQGNSDVLSSSETLLLRNLVSEDDGSVYTCRVENYLGLKQASVTITIQYPPEIMLKPLSQDIIEGNDVRLLCNASGNPPPKITWTRQGNSDVLSSSETLLLRNLVSEDDGSVYTCRVENYLGLKQASVTITIQYPPEIMLKPLSQDIIEGNDVRLLCNASGNPPPKITWTRQGNSDVLSSSETLLLRNLVSEDDGSVYTCRVENYLGLKQASITITIQYKPKDTRVTISSGEVKLGDRVDITCWARANPSPEYKFYYNNKLIRWSSKGLLSLMNVNTEDQGTYQCVPVNYLGDGSGASVTVTLSTGDKAFPVWVYAAIASGVLFLLLIAAGIALCRARKKWKAADDRTTTTQPIESTISRHREAHVGPGDFYGDHNGSIEIPHLNGALSFSDIRSSQEMPTIRGALSENNLRIGEAAGLKNTLSDDKSMGQFQTAFSRLDEAYPMNSVMHLITGAEEAVSQL, encoded by the exons ATGCCTGAGTTATTCCGAAGCATATGCGAACGGCAAATGGAACTCGGTAAAATGAAGCTTATTTGTTGCATGTTATACCTTCTACATAGCGTCGTATTGTTAG ATGGATTTCAGTGGTCTCATCGACAACAGGCAAGCCACGTTATCAGCGTTGAAGCTGGTTCAGATGTTTCGCTTCCATGCGAATACGAACTCACGCCACAAGAACAGCAGGAAGCTGATGTCTTTCATCTATTAACATGGACACGAGAAGAGCCTCATTTCAGCGATCGGTGGACCGGATTGGCGATAAATTCGACTCTAAGTCAAAGCAAAGTTATTTATGATGATCCACAGCGAATTTTCATCGTTGATGGAACACTTACTGTCAAGAACATAACCGTTAAAGATAGGACTCGGTATCAATGCGCATTTCAAAGCAGTTTCTTCACGACACCCAGCATAATTAACTTGGACGTCAAAT ATCCTCCAGAGATTATGCTCAAACCATTGTCCCAAGATATCATTGAAGGGAATGATGTCAGGCTACTGTGCAATGCATCTGGAAATCCACAGCCTAACATAACTTGGATGAGGCAAGGAAACAGTGATGTCCTTTCTTCATCTGAGACCCTTTTGTTGCGTAATTTAGTCAGCGAAGATGATGGATCAGTGTATACGTGCAGGGTCGAAAATTACCTTGGATTGAAGCAAACCTCTGTTACAATAACCATACAAT ATCCTCCAGAGATTATGCTCAAACCATTGTCCCAAGATATCATTGAAGGGAATGATGTCAGGCTACTGTGCAATGCATCTGGAAATCCACAGCCTAACATAACTTGGATAAGGCAAGGAAACAGTGATGTCCTTTCTTCATCTGAGACCCTTTTGTTGCGTAATTTAGTCAGGGAAGATGATGGATCAGTGTATACGTGCAGGGTCGAAAATTACCTTGGATTGAAGCAAGCCTCTGTTACAATAACCATACAAT ATCCTCCAGAGATTATGCTCAAACCATTGTCCCAAGATATCATTGAAGGGAATGATGTCAGGCTACTGTGCAATGCATCTGGAAATCCACAGCCTAACATAACTTGGATGAGGCAAGGAAACAGTGATGTCCTTTCTTCATCTGAGACCCTTTTGTTGCGTAATTTAGTCAGCGAAGATGATGGATCAGTGTATACGTGCAGGGTCGAAAATTACCTTGGATTGAAGCAAGCCTCTGTTACAATAACCATACAAT ATCCTCCAGAGATTATGCTCAAACCATTGTCCCAAGATATCATTGAAGGGAATGATGTCAGGCTACTGTGCAATGCATCTGGAAATCCACCGCCTAAGATAACTTGGACGAGGCAAGGAAACAGTGATGTCCTTTCTTCATCTGAGACCCTTTTGTTGCGTAATTTAGTCAGCGAAGATGATGGATCAGTGTATACGTGCAGGGTCGAAAATTACCTTGGATTGAAGCAAGCCTCTGTTACAATAACCATACAAT ATCCTCCAGAGATTATGCTCAAACCATTGTCCCAAGATATCATTGAAGGGAATGATGTCAGGCTACTGTGCAATGCATCTGGAAATCCACCGCCTAAGATAACTTGGACGAGGCAAGGAAACAGTGATGTCCTTTCTTCATCTGAGACCCTTTTGTTGCGTAATTTAGTCAGCGAAGATGATGGATCAGTGTATACGTGTAGGGTCGAAAATTACCTTGGATTGAAGCAAGCCTCTATTACAATAACCATACAAT ataagcCAAAGGACACACGAGTTACTATTTCATCTGGTGAGGTGAAGCTAGGAGATCGTGTGGACATCACATGCTGGGCACGTGCAAACCCTTCACCAGAGTACAAATTTTATTATAACAACAAACTGATCAGGTGGTCAAGTAAAGGACTGCTTTCATTAATGAATGTTAATACTGAAGATCAAGGCACGTATCAATGTGTTCCAGTGAATTACCTGGGCGATGGATCTGGGGCATCTGTTACTGTAACTTTGTCAACTG GTGACAAGGCCTTCCCAGTATGGGTGTATGCTGCAATAGCAAGTGGTGTTCTCTTCCTTCTTTTAATTGCTGCGGGAATTGCATTGTGCAgggcaagaaaaaaatggaaggCAGCAG atGACCGGACTACGACAACCCAACCGATAGAGAGCACAATTAG CAGGCATAGAGAGGCACATGTAGGTCCAGGAGATTTCTATGGAGACCACAATGGCAGTATTGAG ATTCCTCATCTTAATGGAGCTCTGAGTTTCAGTGACATCAGAAGTAGTCAAGAG ATGCCCACCATAAGAGGAGCATTAAGTGAAAATAACTTGAGAATTGGCgag
- the LOC141893216 gene encoding hemicentin-1-like isoform X1 produces MPELFRSICERQMELGKMKLICCMLYLLHSVVLLDGFQWSHRQQASHVISVEAGSDVSLPCEYELTPQEQQEADVFHLLTWTREEPHFSDRWTGLAINSTLSQSKVIYDDPQRIFIVDGTLTVKNITVKDRTRYQCAFQSSFFTTPSIINLDVKYPPEIMLKPLSQDIIEGNDVRLLCNASGNPQPNITWMRQGNSDVLSSSETLLLRNLVSEDDGSVYTCRVENYLGLKQTSVTITIQYPPEIMLKPLSQDIIEGNDVRLLCNASGNPQPNITWIRQGNSDVLSSSETLLLRNLVREDDGSVYTCRVENYLGLKQASVTITIQYPPEIMLKPLSQDIIEGNDVRLLCNASGNPQPNITWMRQGNSDVLSSSETLLLRNLVSEDDGSVYTCRVENYLGLKQASVTITIQYPPEIMLKPLSQDIIEGNDVRLLCNASGNPPPKITWTRQGNSDVLSSSETLLLRNLVSEDDGSVYTCRVENYLGLKQASVTITIQYPPEIMLKPLSQDIIEGNDVRLLCNASGNPPPKITWTRQGNSDVLSSSETLLLRNLVSEDDGSVYTCRVENYLGLKQASITITIQYKPKDTRVTISSGEVKLGDRVDITCWARANPSPEYKFYYNNKLIRWSSKGLLSLMNVNTEDQGTYQCVPVNYLGDGSGASVTVTLSTGDKAFPVWVYAAIASGVLFLLLIAAGIALCRARKKWKAADDRTTTTQPIESTISRHREAHVGPGDFYGDHNGSIEIPHLNGALSFSDIRSSQEMPTIRGALSENNLRIGEAAGLKNTLSDDKSMGQVSLKDFFHFCLDLFVDRVFYLSRMLVPFLPERGSFQWYAGFLLEK; encoded by the exons ATGCCTGAGTTATTCCGAAGCATATGCGAACGGCAAATGGAACTCGGTAAAATGAAGCTTATTTGTTGCATGTTATACCTTCTACATAGCGTCGTATTGTTAG ATGGATTTCAGTGGTCTCATCGACAACAGGCAAGCCACGTTATCAGCGTTGAAGCTGGTTCAGATGTTTCGCTTCCATGCGAATACGAACTCACGCCACAAGAACAGCAGGAAGCTGATGTCTTTCATCTATTAACATGGACACGAGAAGAGCCTCATTTCAGCGATCGGTGGACCGGATTGGCGATAAATTCGACTCTAAGTCAAAGCAAAGTTATTTATGATGATCCACAGCGAATTTTCATCGTTGATGGAACACTTACTGTCAAGAACATAACCGTTAAAGATAGGACTCGGTATCAATGCGCATTTCAAAGCAGTTTCTTCACGACACCCAGCATAATTAACTTGGACGTCAAAT ATCCTCCAGAGATTATGCTCAAACCATTGTCCCAAGATATCATTGAAGGGAATGATGTCAGGCTACTGTGCAATGCATCTGGAAATCCACAGCCTAACATAACTTGGATGAGGCAAGGAAACAGTGATGTCCTTTCTTCATCTGAGACCCTTTTGTTGCGTAATTTAGTCAGCGAAGATGATGGATCAGTGTATACGTGCAGGGTCGAAAATTACCTTGGATTGAAGCAAACCTCTGTTACAATAACCATACAAT ATCCTCCAGAGATTATGCTCAAACCATTGTCCCAAGATATCATTGAAGGGAATGATGTCAGGCTACTGTGCAATGCATCTGGAAATCCACAGCCTAACATAACTTGGATAAGGCAAGGAAACAGTGATGTCCTTTCTTCATCTGAGACCCTTTTGTTGCGTAATTTAGTCAGGGAAGATGATGGATCAGTGTATACGTGCAGGGTCGAAAATTACCTTGGATTGAAGCAAGCCTCTGTTACAATAACCATACAAT ATCCTCCAGAGATTATGCTCAAACCATTGTCCCAAGATATCATTGAAGGGAATGATGTCAGGCTACTGTGCAATGCATCTGGAAATCCACAGCCTAACATAACTTGGATGAGGCAAGGAAACAGTGATGTCCTTTCTTCATCTGAGACCCTTTTGTTGCGTAATTTAGTCAGCGAAGATGATGGATCAGTGTATACGTGCAGGGTCGAAAATTACCTTGGATTGAAGCAAGCCTCTGTTACAATAACCATACAAT ATCCTCCAGAGATTATGCTCAAACCATTGTCCCAAGATATCATTGAAGGGAATGATGTCAGGCTACTGTGCAATGCATCTGGAAATCCACCGCCTAAGATAACTTGGACGAGGCAAGGAAACAGTGATGTCCTTTCTTCATCTGAGACCCTTTTGTTGCGTAATTTAGTCAGCGAAGATGATGGATCAGTGTATACGTGCAGGGTCGAAAATTACCTTGGATTGAAGCAAGCCTCTGTTACAATAACCATACAAT ATCCTCCAGAGATTATGCTCAAACCATTGTCCCAAGATATCATTGAAGGGAATGATGTCAGGCTACTGTGCAATGCATCTGGAAATCCACCGCCTAAGATAACTTGGACGAGGCAAGGAAACAGTGATGTCCTTTCTTCATCTGAGACCCTTTTGTTGCGTAATTTAGTCAGCGAAGATGATGGATCAGTGTATACGTGTAGGGTCGAAAATTACCTTGGATTGAAGCAAGCCTCTATTACAATAACCATACAAT ataagcCAAAGGACACACGAGTTACTATTTCATCTGGTGAGGTGAAGCTAGGAGATCGTGTGGACATCACATGCTGGGCACGTGCAAACCCTTCACCAGAGTACAAATTTTATTATAACAACAAACTGATCAGGTGGTCAAGTAAAGGACTGCTTTCATTAATGAATGTTAATACTGAAGATCAAGGCACGTATCAATGTGTTCCAGTGAATTACCTGGGCGATGGATCTGGGGCATCTGTTACTGTAACTTTGTCAACTG GTGACAAGGCCTTCCCAGTATGGGTGTATGCTGCAATAGCAAGTGGTGTTCTCTTCCTTCTTTTAATTGCTGCGGGAATTGCATTGTGCAgggcaagaaaaaaatggaaggCAGCAG atGACCGGACTACGACAACCCAACCGATAGAGAGCACAATTAG CAGGCATAGAGAGGCACATGTAGGTCCAGGAGATTTCTATGGAGACCACAATGGCAGTATTGAG ATTCCTCATCTTAATGGAGCTCTGAGTTTCAGTGACATCAGAAGTAGTCAAGAG ATGCCCACCATAAGAGGAGCATTAAGTGAAAATAACTTGAGAATTGGCgag
- the LOC141893216 gene encoding immunoglobulin superfamily member 10-like isoform X8, producing MPELFRSICERQMELGKMKLICCMLYLLHSVVLLDGFQWSHRQQASHVISVEAGSDVSLPCEYELTPQEQQEADVFHLLTWTREEPHFSDRWTGLAINSTLSQSKVIYDDPQRIFIVDGTLTVKNITVKDRTRYQCAFQSSFFTTPSIINLDVKYPPEIMLKPLSQDIIEGNDVRLLCNASGNPQPNITWMRQGNSDVLSSSETLLLRNLVSEDDGSVYTCRVENYLGLKQTSVTITIQYPPEIMLKPLSQDIIEGNDVRLLCNASGNPQPNITWIRQGNSDVLSSSETLLLRNLVREDDGSVYTCRVENYLGLKQASVTITIQYPPEIMLKPLSQDIIEGNDVRLLCNASGNPQPNITWMRQGNSDVLSSSETLLLRNLVSEDDGSVYTCRVENYLGLKQASVTITIQYPPEIMLKPLSQDIIEGNDVRLLCNASGNPPPKITWTRQGNSDVLSSSETLLLRNLVSEDDGSVYTCRVENYLGLKQASVTITIQYKPKDTRVTISSGEVKLGDRVDITCWARANPSPEYKFYYNNKLIRWSSKGLLSLMNVNTEDQGTYQCVPVNYLGDGSGASVTVTLSTGDKAFPVWVYAAIASGVLFLLLIAAGIALCRARKKWKAADDRTTTTQPIESTISRHREAHVGPGDFYGDHNGSIEIPHLNGALSFSDIRSSQEMPTIRGALSENNLRIGEAAGLKNTLSDDKSMGQVSLKDFFHFCLDLFVDRVFYLSRMLVPFLPERGSFQWYAGFLLEK from the exons ATGCCTGAGTTATTCCGAAGCATATGCGAACGGCAAATGGAACTCGGTAAAATGAAGCTTATTTGTTGCATGTTATACCTTCTACATAGCGTCGTATTGTTAG ATGGATTTCAGTGGTCTCATCGACAACAGGCAAGCCACGTTATCAGCGTTGAAGCTGGTTCAGATGTTTCGCTTCCATGCGAATACGAACTCACGCCACAAGAACAGCAGGAAGCTGATGTCTTTCATCTATTAACATGGACACGAGAAGAGCCTCATTTCAGCGATCGGTGGACCGGATTGGCGATAAATTCGACTCTAAGTCAAAGCAAAGTTATTTATGATGATCCACAGCGAATTTTCATCGTTGATGGAACACTTACTGTCAAGAACATAACCGTTAAAGATAGGACTCGGTATCAATGCGCATTTCAAAGCAGTTTCTTCACGACACCCAGCATAATTAACTTGGACGTCAAAT ATCCTCCAGAGATTATGCTCAAACCATTGTCCCAAGATATCATTGAAGGGAATGATGTCAGGCTACTGTGCAATGCATCTGGAAATCCACAGCCTAACATAACTTGGATGAGGCAAGGAAACAGTGATGTCCTTTCTTCATCTGAGACCCTTTTGTTGCGTAATTTAGTCAGCGAAGATGATGGATCAGTGTATACGTGCAGGGTCGAAAATTACCTTGGATTGAAGCAAACCTCTGTTACAATAACCATACAAT ATCCTCCAGAGATTATGCTCAAACCATTGTCCCAAGATATCATTGAAGGGAATGATGTCAGGCTACTGTGCAATGCATCTGGAAATCCACAGCCTAACATAACTTGGATAAGGCAAGGAAACAGTGATGTCCTTTCTTCATCTGAGACCCTTTTGTTGCGTAATTTAGTCAGGGAAGATGATGGATCAGTGTATACGTGCAGGGTCGAAAATTACCTTGGATTGAAGCAAGCCTCTGTTACAATAACCATACAAT ATCCTCCAGAGATTATGCTCAAACCATTGTCCCAAGATATCATTGAAGGGAATGATGTCAGGCTACTGTGCAATGCATCTGGAAATCCACAGCCTAACATAACTTGGATGAGGCAAGGAAACAGTGATGTCCTTTCTTCATCTGAGACCCTTTTGTTGCGTAATTTAGTCAGCGAAGATGATGGATCAGTGTATACGTGCAGGGTCGAAAATTACCTTGGATTGAAGCAAGCCTCTGTTACAATAACCATACAAT ATCCTCCAGAGATTATGCTCAAACCATTGTCCCAAGATATCATTGAAGGGAATGATGTCAGGCTACTGTGCAATGCATCTGGAAATCCACCGCCTAAGATAACTTGGACGAGGCAAGGAAACAGTGATGTCCTTTCTTCATCTGAGACCCTTTTGTTGCGTAATTTAGTCAGCGAAGATGATGGATCAGTGTATACGTGCAGGGTCGAAAATTACCTTGGATTGAAGCAAGCCTCTGTTACAATAACCATACAAT ataagcCAAAGGACACACGAGTTACTATTTCATCTGGTGAGGTGAAGCTAGGAGATCGTGTGGACATCACATGCTGGGCACGTGCAAACCCTTCACCAGAGTACAAATTTTATTATAACAACAAACTGATCAGGTGGTCAAGTAAAGGACTGCTTTCATTAATGAATGTTAATACTGAAGATCAAGGCACGTATCAATGTGTTCCAGTGAATTACCTGGGCGATGGATCTGGGGCATCTGTTACTGTAACTTTGTCAACTG GTGACAAGGCCTTCCCAGTATGGGTGTATGCTGCAATAGCAAGTGGTGTTCTCTTCCTTCTTTTAATTGCTGCGGGAATTGCATTGTGCAgggcaagaaaaaaatggaaggCAGCAG atGACCGGACTACGACAACCCAACCGATAGAGAGCACAATTAG CAGGCATAGAGAGGCACATGTAGGTCCAGGAGATTTCTATGGAGACCACAATGGCAGTATTGAG ATTCCTCATCTTAATGGAGCTCTGAGTTTCAGTGACATCAGAAGTAGTCAAGAG ATGCCCACCATAAGAGGAGCATTAAGTGAAAATAACTTGAGAATTGGCgag